Proteins from one Embleya scabrispora genomic window:
- a CDS encoding amidohydrolase: MSDSLSAQAAGKAAAFADELVAFRRDLHMHPELGREEFRTTGLIRERLVRAGLHPRLLPGTGLVCDIRPDRASPGGRADGGLIAFRGDIDALPVDDVKDVPYRSTVPGRAHACGHDVHTSIVLGTALVLAEFAREGLLSRPVRLIFQPAEEKLPGGALDVIKAGGLAGVSEIHAIHCDPKVEVGRVGLRSGAITSACDRVVITLTGAGGHTARPHRTTDLVTALAKLAAELPSAFSRRIDPRSGASLVWGRIESGSAPNVIPQHGELEGTLRCLDLEAWRQAPDVMHELVDVIASTYGAKWELEHHRGVPPVVNDPDAVAAMRTVATGVLGASAVEGTEQSLGGEDFSWFLEGVPGELTRLGVRPVGEPVYDLHQGQFDVDERAIGIGVELFAGLALRPFR; encoded by the coding sequence GTGAGCGATTCCCTCTCCGCCCAGGCCGCCGGCAAGGCCGCGGCTTTCGCCGACGAGCTGGTCGCGTTTCGGCGCGATCTGCACATGCACCCAGAGCTGGGTCGGGAGGAGTTCCGTACCACCGGGCTCATCCGGGAACGGCTGGTACGCGCGGGTCTGCACCCGCGACTGCTGCCCGGGACGGGCCTGGTGTGCGACATCAGACCCGATCGCGCCTCGCCCGGCGGCCGCGCCGACGGGGGTCTGATCGCGTTCCGCGGCGACATCGACGCGCTACCGGTCGACGACGTCAAGGACGTGCCGTACCGCTCGACCGTGCCCGGCCGCGCGCACGCCTGCGGACACGACGTGCACACCTCGATCGTGCTCGGCACCGCTCTGGTGCTGGCCGAGTTCGCCCGCGAGGGTCTGCTGTCGCGCCCGGTCCGGCTGATCTTCCAGCCGGCCGAGGAGAAGCTGCCGGGCGGCGCGCTCGACGTGATCAAGGCCGGCGGGTTGGCCGGCGTCTCGGAGATCCACGCGATCCACTGCGACCCCAAGGTGGAGGTCGGCCGGGTCGGGTTGCGCTCCGGGGCGATCACCTCGGCCTGCGACCGGGTGGTGATCACGCTCACGGGTGCCGGTGGTCACACCGCCCGCCCGCACCGCACCACCGACCTGGTCACCGCGCTCGCCAAGCTCGCCGCGGAGCTTCCCTCGGCGTTCTCGCGCCGGATCGACCCGCGCTCGGGCGCGAGCCTGGTGTGGGGGCGGATCGAGTCCGGCTCCGCGCCGAACGTGATCCCGCAGCACGGCGAATTGGAGGGCACCCTGCGCTGCCTGGACCTGGAGGCGTGGCGGCAGGCCCCCGACGTGATGCACGAGCTGGTGGACGTGATCGCCTCGACCTACGGCGCGAAGTGGGAGTTGGAGCACCACCGCGGCGTGCCGCCGGTGGTCAACGATCCCGACGCGGTCGCCGCGATGCGCACCGTCGCCACCGGCGTGCTGGGCGCGAGCGCGGTCGAGGGCACCGAGCAGAGCCTCGGCGGCGAGGACTTCTCGTGGTTCCTCGAAGGGGTCCCCGGCGAGCTGACCCGGCTCGGCGTGCGACCGGTCGGAGAACCCGTATACGACCTGCACCAGGGGCAGTTCGACGTCGACGAGCGGGCGATCGGGATCGGTGTCGAGCTGTTCGCCGGGCTCGCGCTGCGCCCCTTCCGCTGA
- the meaB gene encoding methylmalonyl Co-A mutase-associated GTPase MeaB → MARVIDVGAYAEGVLAGNRTTLARAVTLVESTRADHRDLAQELLVKLLPHAGGAHRVGITGVPGVGKSTFIETLGTRLTGAGHRVAVLAVDPSSSRHGGSILGDKTRMGRLAVDDHAFVRPSPTAGTLGGVARATRESIVLMEAAGYDVVLVETVGVGQSETTVANMVDCFLFLTLARTGDQLQGIKKGVLELADVVAVNKADGEYALAARRAARELAGALRLMRRPGESWTTPVLTCSGLSGEGLDEVWETVLKHRQTLEATGELAELRRRQQVDWTWATVHDALLAELREHPSVRAIVPALERDVRAGNLTATLAASRILDAFHGRQGES, encoded by the coding sequence ATGGCACGGGTGATCGACGTCGGCGCATACGCCGAGGGCGTGCTCGCGGGCAATCGCACGACCCTGGCCCGGGCGGTCACGCTGGTCGAGTCCACCCGGGCCGACCACCGCGACCTGGCGCAGGAGTTGCTGGTCAAGTTGCTGCCGCACGCCGGCGGTGCCCACCGGGTGGGCATCACCGGCGTGCCGGGCGTGGGCAAGTCCACCTTCATCGAGACGCTGGGCACCCGGCTGACCGGCGCGGGCCATCGGGTCGCGGTGCTCGCCGTCGACCCGTCCTCCTCCCGGCACGGCGGCAGCATCCTGGGCGACAAGACCCGGATGGGCCGGCTCGCGGTGGACGACCACGCGTTCGTCCGGCCCTCGCCGACCGCCGGCACGCTCGGCGGGGTGGCCCGAGCCACCCGCGAGTCGATCGTGCTGATGGAGGCGGCCGGCTACGACGTGGTCCTGGTCGAGACGGTCGGCGTGGGCCAGTCCGAGACGACCGTGGCGAACATGGTCGACTGCTTCCTGTTCCTGACCCTGGCCCGCACCGGCGATCAGCTCCAGGGCATCAAGAAGGGCGTCCTGGAACTGGCCGACGTGGTCGCGGTGAACAAGGCGGACGGCGAGTACGCCCTCGCCGCGCGCCGGGCCGCCCGCGAACTGGCGGGCGCGCTGCGGCTGATGCGCCGGCCCGGCGAGTCGTGGACGACGCCCGTGCTGACCTGTTCGGGATTGTCCGGGGAGGGCCTGGACGAGGTCTGGGAGACCGTCCTCAAGCACCGGCAGACCCTGGAGGCCACCGGCGAGTTGGCCGAATTGCGCCGCCGCCAGCAGGTCGACTGGACCTGGGCGACGGTGCACGACGCGCTCCTCGCCGAGCTGCGCGAGCACCCCTCGGTACGGGCTATCGTGCCCGCCCTCGAACGCGACGTCCGGGCCGGCAATCTCACCGCGACCCTTGCCGCGTCTCGCATCCTGGACGCGTTCCATGGCAGGCAAGGAGAGTCCTGA
- the scpA gene encoding methylmalonyl-CoA mutase — MSIPDFTQVELDAPASGDLDAWRDAVREETGKDADALTHDTPEGIPLKALYTDEDLEGLDFLGTYPGITPFLRGPYPTMYVNQPWTIRQYAGFSTAEESNAFYRRNLAAGQKGLSIAFDLATHRGYDSDHPRVTGDVGMAGVAIDSIYDMRQLFDGIPLDRMSVSMTMNGAVLPVLALYIVAAEEQGVAPEQLTGTIQNDVLKEFMVRNTYIYPPKPSMSIISDIFAYTSQKMPKFNSISISGYHIQEAGATADLELAYTLADGIEYLRAGVEAGLDIDAFAPRLSFFWAIGMNFFMEVAKLRAARLLWADIVKSFGAKNPKSFSLRTHSQTSGWSLTAQDVFNNVVRTCLEAMASTQGHTQSLHTNALDEALALPTDFSARIARNTQLLLQQESGTCDVIDPWGGSAYLERLTHDLAVRAREHIAEAERAGGMASAIAEGLPKLRIEEAAARTQARIDSGRQSVIGVNKYLVASDEAIDVLKIDNNAVREGQLEKLRRLREERDDDAVRRALAALSGAAQADVEGTRPRDLEHNLLALAVDAARAKATVGEISDALESAYGRHQAQIRTLTGVYREEVGMSANVETARGLVARFEELEGRRPRILVAKMGQDGHDRGQKVIATAFADLGFDVDVGALFQTPGEVARQAVEADVHVVGVSSLAAGHLTLVPALRRELAALYAEEIMVVVGGVIPPADVRPLLDMGATAVFPPGTVIADAAVDLLRGLYKQLDHELPVD; from the coding sequence ATGAGCATTCCCGACTTCACCCAGGTCGAGCTCGACGCGCCCGCGTCCGGCGACCTCGACGCGTGGCGCGACGCGGTGCGCGAGGAGACCGGCAAGGACGCCGACGCGCTGACCCACGACACTCCCGAGGGCATCCCGCTCAAGGCGCTGTACACCGACGAGGACCTGGAAGGGCTCGACTTCCTGGGCACCTACCCGGGCATCACGCCGTTCCTGCGCGGGCCGTACCCGACGATGTACGTCAACCAGCCGTGGACGATCCGCCAGTACGCGGGCTTCTCCACCGCCGAGGAGTCCAACGCGTTCTACCGGCGCAACCTCGCGGCGGGCCAGAAGGGCCTGTCGATCGCGTTCGACCTGGCCACCCACCGGGGCTACGACTCGGACCACCCGCGCGTGACCGGCGACGTCGGCATGGCGGGGGTGGCGATCGACTCGATCTACGACATGCGCCAACTCTTCGACGGCATCCCGCTGGACCGGATGTCGGTGTCGATGACGATGAACGGCGCGGTGCTGCCCGTACTCGCGCTCTACATCGTCGCGGCGGAGGAGCAGGGGGTGGCACCGGAACAGCTCACGGGGACGATCCAAAACGACGTCCTCAAGGAGTTCATGGTCCGCAACACCTACATCTACCCGCCCAAACCCTCGATGTCGATCATCTCCGACATCTTCGCGTACACCTCGCAGAAGATGCCGAAGTTCAACTCGATCTCCATCTCCGGCTACCACATCCAGGAGGCCGGGGCCACGGCCGACCTGGAACTGGCCTACACGCTCGCGGACGGCATCGAATACCTGCGCGCGGGCGTCGAGGCGGGCCTGGACATCGACGCGTTCGCGCCGCGCCTGTCGTTCTTCTGGGCGATCGGGATGAACTTCTTCATGGAGGTCGCCAAGCTGCGCGCGGCGCGCCTGCTGTGGGCCGACATCGTCAAGTCGTTCGGCGCGAAGAACCCCAAGTCCTTCTCGCTGCGCACCCACTCGCAGACCTCGGGCTGGTCGCTGACCGCCCAGGACGTGTTCAACAACGTGGTGCGCACCTGCCTGGAGGCGATGGCCTCGACCCAGGGCCACACCCAGTCGCTGCACACCAACGCGCTGGACGAGGCGCTGGCGCTGCCGACCGACTTCTCCGCCCGGATCGCGCGCAACACCCAACTGCTGCTCCAGCAGGAGTCGGGTACGTGCGACGTGATCGACCCGTGGGGCGGCTCGGCCTACCTCGAACGCCTCACCCACGACCTCGCGGTACGCGCCCGGGAGCACATCGCCGAGGCCGAGCGGGCGGGCGGCATGGCGTCGGCGATCGCCGAGGGCCTGCCCAAGCTGCGCATCGAGGAGGCGGCGGCGCGCACCCAGGCCCGGATCGACTCGGGCCGGCAGTCGGTGATCGGCGTCAACAAGTACCTGGTCGCCAGCGACGAGGCGATCGACGTGCTCAAGATCGACAACAACGCGGTGCGCGAGGGCCAGTTGGAGAAGCTGCGCCGACTGCGCGAGGAACGCGACGACGACGCGGTGCGCCGGGCGCTGGCCGCGCTCTCCGGCGCCGCGCAGGCGGACGTCGAGGGCACCCGGCCGCGTGACCTCGAACACAACCTGCTCGCGCTCGCGGTGGACGCGGCCCGGGCCAAGGCCACCGTCGGCGAGATCTCCGACGCGCTGGAGTCGGCGTACGGCCGGCACCAGGCGCAGATCCGCACGCTGACCGGGGTCTACCGGGAAGAGGTGGGCATGTCGGCCAACGTGGAGACGGCCCGCGGGCTGGTCGCCCGGTTCGAGGAACTGGAGGGCCGCCGGCCGCGCATCCTGGTGGCCAAGATGGGCCAGGACGGGCACGACCGGGGGCAGAAGGTGATCGCCACCGCGTTCGCCGACCTCGGCTTCGACGTGGACGTGGGCGCGCTGTTCCAGACGCCGGGCGAGGTGGCCCGACAGGCGGTCGAGGCGGACGTGCACGTGGTCGGCGTGTCCTCGCTCGCGGCCGGTCACCTCACCCTGGTGCCGGCGCTGCGCCGGGAACTGGCCGCGCTGTACGCCGAGGAGATCATGGTCGTGGTCGGCGGGGTGATCCCGCCCGCCGACGTGCGGCCGCTGCTCGACATGGGCGCCACCGCCGTCTTCCCGCCCGGCACGGTGATCGCCGACGCCGCGGTGGACCTGCTCCGGGGCCTGTACAAGCAGTTGGACCACGAGCTGCCGGTCGACTGA
- a CDS encoding methylmalonyl-CoA mutase subunit beta — MTEATVDGGTSTGSTFAGRFPQPTRDQWQRLVAGVLRKSKVLGENDTPERPEDLLATTTYDGITLSPLYTEAAARPGLPGLSPFVRGSRAAGHAADGWDVRQAHADTDPARANESVLADLENGVTSVFLHVGADALAPDALARALDGVLLDLAPVALATGADFVPAADALLAVFRASGVAPADLRGNLGADPISSHARTGSGADLPAAARLAARAHAEFPGIQAIVADGQPYHEAGGSDGQELGAATAAGVAYLRALTAAGLDVDTALGLIEFRFAATAEQFPTIAKLRAARRLWARVAQASGASPAAGAQRQHALTSWAMTTRRDPWVNMLRTTVASFAAGVGGADAVTVRSFDAAIGLPDAFSRRIARNTQALLLEESHLAQVIDPAGGSWFVEQLTDDLARAGWAFFQEIERRGDIVATLDSGWLADRLAEVRAARDRAIATRTDPITGVSEFPNLTEAPVVREPAPEIPVSAAGLPRVRYAEAYEALRDRSDARLAATGARPTVFLATLGPLAQYTARAGFAANLFAAGGIATVEAGTTESDESAAEATVARWIDAGRPATVVLTSSEKLYATLAAPVAAALRAAGAGRILLAGQKAHGADVDGYVYSGCDALDVLHTTYDNLSPTPEGAK, encoded by the coding sequence ATGACGGAGGCTACTGTCGATGGCGGCACGTCTACCGGATCCACCTTCGCTGGCCGGTTCCCGCAACCCACGCGGGACCAATGGCAGCGCCTCGTGGCCGGCGTGCTCCGCAAATCGAAGGTGCTGGGCGAGAACGACACGCCCGAGCGCCCCGAAGACCTGCTCGCGACCACCACCTACGACGGCATCACGCTGTCCCCGCTCTACACCGAGGCCGCGGCGCGGCCGGGCCTGCCCGGACTGAGCCCGTTCGTCCGGGGCTCGCGCGCGGCCGGTCACGCGGCCGACGGCTGGGACGTACGCCAGGCGCACGCGGACACCGACCCGGCGCGGGCCAACGAGAGCGTGCTCGCGGACCTGGAGAACGGGGTCACCTCCGTCTTCCTGCACGTCGGGGCCGACGCGCTGGCCCCCGACGCGCTGGCTCGCGCGCTCGACGGCGTGCTGCTCGACCTGGCGCCGGTGGCCCTGGCCACCGGCGCCGACTTCGTTCCGGCCGCCGACGCCCTACTCGCGGTGTTCCGGGCGAGCGGCGTGGCGCCCGCCGACCTGCGCGGCAACCTCGGCGCCGATCCGATCTCCTCGCACGCGCGCACCGGTTCGGGCGCCGACCTGCCCGCCGCCGCGCGGCTCGCGGCGCGCGCCCACGCGGAGTTCCCCGGGATCCAGGCGATCGTCGCCGACGGACAGCCGTACCACGAGGCGGGCGGCTCGGACGGGCAGGAACTCGGCGCGGCCACCGCCGCCGGCGTCGCCTACCTGCGCGCGCTCACCGCCGCCGGGCTCGACGTGGACACCGCCCTCGGGCTGATCGAGTTCCGCTTCGCCGCCACCGCCGAACAGTTCCCCACCATCGCCAAACTGCGCGCCGCACGCCGGCTGTGGGCCCGGGTGGCCCAGGCATCCGGCGCGTCCCCCGCGGCCGGCGCCCAGCGCCAGCACGCGCTGACCTCGTGGGCGATGACCACCCGGCGCGACCCCTGGGTCAACATGCTGCGCACCACGGTCGCCTCCTTCGCGGCCGGCGTCGGCGGCGCCGACGCGGTCACCGTGCGCTCCTTCGACGCCGCGATCGGGCTGCCCGACGCGTTCTCCCGGCGGATCGCCCGCAACACCCAGGCACTGCTCCTGGAGGAGTCGCACCTCGCCCAGGTGATCGACCCGGCGGGCGGCTCGTGGTTCGTCGAACAACTCACCGACGACCTCGCCCGGGCCGGATGGGCGTTCTTCCAGGAGATCGAGCGGCGAGGCGACATCGTCGCGACGCTCGACTCGGGATGGCTCGCCGACCGCCTCGCCGAGGTGCGCGCCGCACGGGACCGGGCGATCGCCACCCGGACCGACCCGATCACCGGGGTCAGCGAATTCCCGAACCTGACCGAGGCCCCCGTCGTGCGCGAACCCGCGCCCGAGATCCCGGTCTCCGCCGCCGGGCTGCCCCGGGTGCGCTACGCCGAGGCGTACGAGGCGCTGCGCGACCGCTCCGACGCGCGGCTCGCCGCCACCGGCGCCCGGCCGACCGTCTTCCTCGCCACCCTGGGACCGCTCGCGCAGTACACCGCGCGGGCCGGCTTCGCCGCCAACCTGTTCGCGGCCGGCGGCATCGCAACCGTGGAGGCGGGGACCACCGAGAGCGACGAGAGCGCGGCCGAGGCGACCGTCGCGCGCTGGATCGACGCGGGCCGTCCGGCGACCGTCGTGCTGACCTCCTCGGAGAAGCTCTACGCCACACTCGCGGCCCCGGTCGCCGCCGCGCTGCGTGCCGCCGGAGCGGGTCGGATCCTGCTCGCGGGACAAAAGGCGCACGGCGCCGACGTGGACGGGTACGTGTACAGCGGATGCGACGCGCTCGACGTGCTGCACACCACGTACGACAACCTCTCGCCGACCCCGGAGGGGGCGAAATGA
- the sdhC gene encoding succinate dehydrogenase, cytochrome b556 subunit, producing MPAGTLYRGREGMWSWVAHRVTGVLIFFFLFAHVLDTALVRVSPEAYDETIDIYKNPFVNLLEYGLVAAILFHALNGLRIIAVDFWEKGPRYQKQMLWTVVGVWVVLMAGSAYPILQHSIKTIFGS from the coding sequence GTGCCGGCTGGAACGCTCTACCGCGGCCGGGAAGGCATGTGGTCCTGGGTGGCTCATCGAGTCACCGGCGTCCTCATCTTCTTCTTCCTGTTCGCGCACGTCCTCGACACCGCACTCGTACGGGTATCCCCCGAGGCGTACGACGAGACGATCGACATCTACAAGAACCCGTTCGTCAACCTGCTCGAATACGGGCTCGTCGCGGCCATCCTGTTCCACGCGCTCAACGGTCTGCGGATCATCGCGGTGGACTTCTGGGAGAAGGGCCCGCGCTACCAGAAGCAGATGCTCTGGACGGTCGTCGGCGTCTGGGTCGTGTTGATGGCCGGCAGTGCCTACCCGATCCTGCAGCACTCGATCAAGACCATCTTCGGGAGCTGA
- a CDS encoding succinate dehydrogenase hydrophobic membrane anchor subunit: MSATIENAPRIHGGGPSIESPRSKRSPRSTKTNFELYGWLFMRLSGVLLVVLVLGHLLIQLVLDGGVSKIGFAFVAGRWASPFWQSWDLIMLWLAELHGVNGLRTIINDYAERDQTRFWLKALLYTSALIVLFLGTLVIFTFDPNIGN, encoded by the coding sequence GTGTCCGCCACCATCGAAAACGCACCCCGGATCCACGGCGGCGGGCCGTCGATCGAGTCGCCGCGCAGCAAGCGTTCGCCGCGCTCGACCAAGACCAACTTCGAGCTGTACGGCTGGCTGTTCATGCGGCTGTCCGGCGTGCTCCTGGTCGTCCTGGTCCTGGGCCACCTGCTCATCCAGCTCGTCCTGGACGGTGGCGTGTCCAAGATCGGCTTCGCGTTCGTCGCGGGCCGCTGGGCGTCGCCGTTCTGGCAGTCGTGGGACCTCATCATGCTGTGGCTCGCCGAGCTGCACGGTGTCAACGGTCTGCGCACGATCATCAACGACTACGCGGAGCGGGACCAGACCCGGTTCTGGCTCAAGGCGCTGCTGTACACGTCCGCGCTGATCGTGCTTTTCCTGGGGACGCTGGTGATCTTCACCTTCGACCCCAACATCGGCAACTGA